The following proteins come from a genomic window of Gynuella sunshinyii YC6258:
- a CDS encoding DUF4097 family beta strand repeat-containing protein codes for MVRTFIYCILFWFGFITSFSYADQVTGYQKDFVSSGLVIVRNDRGSVAVTGWDETRISVKAESGGGSLDSFIFNVETSEALIEVPVEKGKKLGQPTNLVIMIPSGSRLRVQGVSSDINIASIRGDVSVKTVSGDLSVSDLLASLFIETVDADTKLHRIQGDVSYESISGDLRGDISSQSVQLKTVSGNIDLSFQEGGAAMISSVSGDVSLAGGFVGYPDVSIKTVSGNIHLQLSGAVDTQLKISAITNTDVRVNLPQSGLADLSLTAKQFSHNIGNGVGRILLSTVQGDISVNER; via the coding sequence ATGGTCAGAACGTTTATATATTGTATTTTGTTTTGGTTTGGCTTTATCACTTCTTTTTCTTATGCTGATCAGGTAACTGGTTATCAAAAAGACTTTGTTTCTTCCGGGTTGGTAATCGTGCGTAACGATAGAGGATCTGTAGCGGTGACAGGTTGGGATGAGACCAGAATTTCTGTCAAAGCAGAGTCAGGGGGTGGCTCATTGGATAGTTTCATATTTAATGTGGAAACATCTGAAGCATTGATTGAAGTGCCGGTGGAAAAAGGCAAGAAACTTGGTCAGCCTACTAATCTGGTAATCATGATTCCTTCTGGCAGTCGTTTGCGGGTTCAGGGTGTCAGCAGCGACATTAATATTGCTTCAATACGTGGCGATGTGTCTGTCAAAACAGTCAGTGGTGACCTGTCTGTTTCTGATCTGTTGGCATCGTTGTTCATTGAAACGGTTGATGCAGACACCAAACTTCACCGGATACAGGGAGATGTGTCATATGAATCCATTAGTGGTGATTTGAGAGGTGATATCTCTTCTCAGTCAGTACAGCTAAAAACGGTGTCTGGAAATATAGATCTATCATTCCAAGAGGGAGGGGCGGCGATGATTTCTTCTGTATCGGGTGACGTTTCTCTGGCTGGAGGGTTTGTCGGTTATCCAGATGTGTCAATCAAAACAGTCAGCGGTAATATTCATCTGCAATTATCCGGCGCAGTGGATACTCAGCTGAAAATTTCTGCAATAACAAACACAGATGTACGGGTCAATCTACCTCAATCTGGGTTAGCGGATCTGTCCCTTACTGCGAAGCAGTTTTCCCATAATATTGGCAATGGTGTGGGGAGAATTCTATTGTCTACCGTTCAAGGCGATATCTCCGTCAATGAACGGTAG
- a CDS encoding nitrite/sulfite reductase, translating into MYVYDQHDHAIIKQRVQQFRHQTERFLNGELAEAEFLPLRLQNGLYVQRHAPMLRIAIPYGMLNAQQLRKLADITDNYDKGYAHISTRQNMQLNWPNLEQVPDILAELSEVEMHAVQTSGNCIRNTTTDQFSGIAQDEIEDSRPWCEIIRQWSTFHPEYAFLPRKFKIAVNANTRTDRAAIKFHDIGLQIVKNNDGETGFEVWVGGGLGRTPVIAELINPFLPWQHLLSYLESILRVYNLNGRRDNKYKARIKILVKAMGIDAFRDKVEQVWSRLKDSEITLTQTEVDRIKAHFTEPAYKVFAEPSKQLADQLSLNPAFNTWYEHNVTAHKKTGYAAVTLSLKKLGIAPGDISSDQMRELSDLADKYSFSELRTTHQQNIVLADVEEQQLFNLWQELLPLGLATANIGTLTDMICCPGGDFCALANAKSIPIAEAIQKRFEDMDYVYDLGDLDLNISGCMNACGHHHIGNIGVLGVDKKGEEFYQISLGGNSTSEQAAIGKILGPSFKAEEMPDVIEKIINVYIENRQTEENFFTTVHRIGLDPFKERVYEPKVA; encoded by the coding sequence ATGTATGTCTATGACCAGCATGACCACGCCATAATCAAGCAGCGGGTCCAGCAATTTCGCCATCAGACCGAGCGATTTTTAAACGGTGAACTAGCAGAAGCAGAGTTCCTGCCTCTACGCTTACAGAATGGTCTGTATGTCCAGCGTCATGCACCCATGCTACGGATCGCCATTCCCTACGGTATGTTGAACGCACAACAGTTACGAAAACTGGCAGATATCACAGATAACTATGACAAAGGCTACGCTCATATTAGTACCCGGCAGAATATGCAGTTAAATTGGCCTAACCTGGAACAGGTGCCTGATATCTTGGCAGAACTCTCTGAAGTTGAGATGCACGCAGTACAGACCAGTGGCAACTGTATCCGTAATACCACCACAGATCAGTTTTCCGGCATAGCCCAAGACGAAATCGAAGACTCCAGGCCCTGGTGTGAAATTATCCGTCAATGGTCCACTTTTCACCCCGAATATGCGTTTCTGCCACGGAAATTCAAAATTGCCGTTAATGCCAATACCCGTACTGACCGTGCAGCGATTAAATTTCATGACATCGGTTTGCAGATTGTGAAAAATAACGATGGCGAAACCGGTTTTGAAGTTTGGGTCGGCGGCGGTCTTGGCCGAACTCCGGTGATTGCTGAACTGATCAATCCTTTCTTGCCCTGGCAACATCTGCTCTCATATCTGGAGTCGATTTTAAGGGTGTATAACCTGAATGGTCGTCGGGATAACAAATATAAGGCTCGTATCAAAATACTGGTCAAAGCCATGGGGATCGATGCGTTCCGGGATAAGGTTGAGCAGGTCTGGAGCAGACTCAAAGACAGTGAAATAACACTTACTCAAACAGAAGTGGACCGTATAAAAGCTCACTTCACCGAACCTGCATATAAAGTATTTGCCGAACCATCGAAACAACTGGCCGACCAGCTAAGCCTGAACCCAGCCTTCAATACCTGGTACGAACATAACGTCACAGCTCACAAAAAGACTGGTTATGCTGCCGTCACCCTGTCTCTGAAAAAACTGGGGATTGCACCAGGAGATATCAGTTCTGATCAAATGCGGGAACTATCAGATCTCGCCGACAAGTATTCATTTTCTGAACTGAGGACTACTCATCAGCAAAATATTGTGCTGGCAGATGTAGAAGAACAACAGCTGTTCAATCTCTGGCAGGAGCTGCTTCCACTTGGTCTGGCAACTGCCAATATCGGCACCTTAACTGACATGATCTGCTGCCCGGGAGGCGACTTCTGCGCCTTGGCCAACGCCAAATCCATACCAATTGCCGAGGCCATCCAAAAGCGTTTCGAAGATATGGATTACGTATATGATCTGGGCGACCTGGATTTAAACATCTCCGGTTGCATGAATGCCTGTGGCCATCACCATATTGGCAACATTGGAGTTCTCGGCGTTGATAAAAAAGGCGAAGAGTTCTATCAAATATCGCTGGGCGGAAATTCTACTTCTGAACAAGCGGCAATTGGTAAAATTCTTGGCCCATCATTCAAAGCTGAAGAAATGCCGGATGTGATCGAAAAGATCATCAACGTATATATTGAGAACAGACAAACTGAAGAGAACTTCTTCACAACTGTTCATAGAATCGGCTTGGACCCTTTCAAGGAGCGGGTATATGAACCCAAAGTTGCTTAA
- a CDS encoding alpha/beta fold hydrolase — translation MKLLSIALIAVMSSLLSIRGAAISDDNYQEDWANKVNPFFLKHIQTNYFYSKHSDLYIFYGLIQNTTANSNHRVVVIVPGRKEPFYKYSELAYDLYQYGYSIALIDHRGQGGSERILNDPEKGYVEDFDYYVDDLEQFVDSIVGELSMDKTYLLAQSMGASIGAMLMEKRPDIFNKAVLSSPMMMPNTGKYPAPIAVSLMAVLKLVGKAEEYAPGESGYAVSEFADNTLTSSKERFDMKNDVFESYPEFQLGGVTVNWLYSVMSKSYGFISKYKKVTTPILMLYSNNDKVVMPKYEEKFCDKAKACEPVLFSQSKHEIFMEVDEIRDNALNETLKFLAE, via the coding sequence TTGAAACTTTTATCGATAGCTCTGATCGCTGTGATGTCCTCTCTATTGAGTATTAGAGGGGCAGCCATATCAGATGATAATTATCAAGAAGACTGGGCAAACAAAGTAAATCCATTTTTTCTGAAACACATACAGACCAATTACTTTTACTCCAAGCATAGTGACTTATATATTTTTTATGGACTGATTCAGAACACTACCGCCAACAGTAATCATCGGGTTGTTGTGATCGTACCGGGCCGAAAAGAGCCATTTTATAAATATTCAGAGTTGGCTTACGACCTCTATCAGTATGGTTATAGTATCGCTCTGATTGATCACAGAGGTCAGGGGGGATCGGAGAGGATACTGAACGATCCTGAGAAGGGGTATGTCGAAGACTTCGATTATTATGTTGATGATTTGGAGCAGTTTGTTGATTCAATCGTTGGGGAGTTGTCAATGGATAAAACTTATCTGTTGGCTCAGTCCATGGGAGCTTCTATTGGTGCGATGCTGATGGAAAAACGGCCGGACATATTTAATAAAGCCGTTTTGTCATCACCCATGATGATGCCGAATACCGGGAAGTATCCAGCACCAATTGCAGTTTCTCTCATGGCTGTGCTGAAGTTGGTAGGCAAAGCCGAAGAATATGCTCCTGGAGAAAGTGGATATGCTGTGTCTGAGTTTGCAGATAACACTCTGACATCCAGCAAGGAGCGGTTCGATATGAAAAACGATGTTTTTGAAAGTTATCCTGAATTCCAGCTGGGAGGGGTAACTGTGAACTGGCTTTACTCTGTGATGTCCAAGAGTTATGGATTTATTTCCAAATACAAGAAAGTCACTACACCAATTCTGATGCTGTACAGTAATAACGATAAGGTTGTAATGCCAAAATATGAAGAAAAGTTTTGTGATAAAGCCAAGGCCTGTGAACCGGTTTTGTTTAGTCAATCGAAACATGAAATCTTCATGGAAGTGGATGAAATCAGGGATAATGCTCTGAATGAAACACTGAAGTTCCTGGCAGAATAA
- the hutI gene encoding imidazolonepropionase, which produces MQFDSLWHNFHLATMKSGQYHPIYDAAIAVCEGKIAWIGPAAELPDSQCTEIYDLSGGWVTPGLIDCHTHLVFAGSRVSEFEQRLNGVSYEQIAYQGGGIVATVKATREASTEDLVSSGNRRLRHLLQDGVTTVEVKSGYGLDLSTEKTMLTAARVLGQTLPVRVVTTCLAAHALPPEFAHRADDYIDYLCTEVLPALAAEKLVDAVDGFCEGIGFSPAQIQRYFDAAKLLNLPVKLHAEQLSPLGGSRLAATYRALSADHLEYVCEDDVKTMAEAGTVAVLLPGAFYTLKEQQRPAIDLFRHYRVPMAIATDLNPGTSPVLSLRLMMNMACTLFGLTPEEALAGVTIHAATALGLSSSTGTLEVGKSADFICWDVDTPGELSYWVGGQLMKQRIYQGTLTL; this is translated from the coding sequence ATGCAATTCGACAGTCTGTGGCATAACTTTCATTTAGCCACGATGAAAAGTGGCCAATATCACCCTATTTATGATGCAGCCATAGCCGTCTGCGAAGGAAAGATTGCCTGGATTGGTCCAGCTGCTGAATTGCCAGACAGCCAGTGCACGGAAATTTACGACCTCAGCGGCGGCTGGGTCACTCCTGGTCTGATTGATTGCCATACCCATCTGGTGTTCGCAGGAAGCCGGGTCTCTGAATTTGAGCAACGTTTAAATGGTGTCAGTTACGAACAGATTGCTTATCAGGGAGGAGGCATCGTTGCAACTGTAAAGGCCACTCGTGAGGCTTCCACAGAGGATCTCGTGTCCTCTGGTAATCGGCGACTTCGACATTTACTTCAGGACGGAGTAACAACTGTTGAGGTCAAGTCCGGTTATGGCCTGGATTTGAGCACGGAAAAGACCATGCTGACAGCCGCCCGGGTTCTGGGGCAAACTCTCCCGGTACGGGTGGTCACTACCTGCCTGGCGGCCCATGCACTGCCACCAGAGTTTGCACATCGGGCCGACGATTATATTGACTATCTCTGCACCGAAGTGCTGCCAGCCCTCGCAGCCGAAAAGCTTGTTGATGCGGTAGATGGTTTTTGTGAGGGCATTGGTTTCTCTCCAGCCCAGATTCAACGCTACTTCGATGCAGCCAAATTACTGAATCTACCAGTCAAATTACACGCAGAGCAGCTATCGCCGCTTGGTGGCAGCCGTCTGGCGGCAACATATCGGGCATTGTCAGCAGATCATCTGGAATACGTTTGCGAGGATGATGTCAAAACCATGGCGGAAGCCGGTACGGTGGCAGTCTTGCTGCCAGGTGCTTTCTATACTCTGAAAGAACAGCAGCGACCAGCGATTGACCTGTTCCGACACTACCGGGTTCCGATGGCCATAGCGACTGATTTAAATCCAGGTACTTCACCAGTGTTGTCGTTAAGGCTGATGATGAACATGGCCTGCACGCTATTCGGTTTAACTCCGGAGGAAGCATTGGCAGGCGTCACCATTCATGCAGCAACAGCTTTGGGACTTTCTTCCTCGACAGGTACGTTGGAAGTTGGCAAATCCGCCGACTTCATCTGCTGGGACGTGGATACTCCTGGAGAGCTGAGTTACTGGGTCGGAGGTCAGTTAATGAAACAACGCATCTATCAGGGAACTCTCACACTATGA
- a CDS encoding RNA polymerase sigma factor encodes MKAFELLYKRESGKVFALALRLMGVRAVAEELTQEVFVLAWRKIEQFRGESKFSTWLYRLTTNLALDRLRLKKHAFESNTTELDESLPAHHVDLDNARDLESAIQRLPDGARAVLVLYEIEGHSHEYIAESLGIATGTSKAQLHRAKKLLKQWLSA; translated from the coding sequence ATGAAAGCTTTTGAGCTGCTTTATAAGAGAGAGTCCGGCAAAGTATTTGCTTTGGCTCTGCGATTAATGGGAGTTAGAGCGGTTGCTGAAGAATTGACTCAGGAAGTGTTTGTACTCGCATGGAGGAAAATCGAACAATTTCGAGGAGAGAGCAAGTTTAGTACCTGGTTATATCGATTGACAACCAATCTGGCGCTCGACCGTTTGCGACTGAAAAAGCATGCGTTTGAAAGTAATACTACTGAGCTGGATGAAAGTCTTCCAGCTCATCATGTGGATCTCGATAACGCCAGGGACCTTGAGTCTGCTATCCAGCGACTACCAGATGGTGCCAGAGCGGTATTGGTGCTTTATGAGATTGAAGGCCATAGTCACGAATACATTGCTGAAAGTCTCGGGATTGCAACTGGCACCAGTAAAGCGCAGTTGCATCGTGCTAAGAAATTACTTAAACAATGGTTATCCGCATGA
- a CDS encoding DUF2970 domain-containing protein, which translates to MNDKNNKVGFWAIAGSILAAAFGVQSDKNRQRDFNKGNIWWFVAGGAIFTVIFVFLIILAVKLSLSQVN; encoded by the coding sequence ATGAATGATAAGAACAACAAAGTAGGCTTTTGGGCTATAGCAGGCAGTATTCTGGCAGCTGCTTTCGGGGTACAGTCAGATAAAAACCGGCAACGCGACTTCAACAAGGGCAATATTTGGTGGTTTGTAGCTGGAGGGGCAATCTTTACGGTGATCTTTGTTTTTCTAATCATCCTGGCCGTAAAGCTGTCTCTCAGCCAGGTGAATTAA
- the hutG gene encoding N-formylglutamate deformylase, giving the protein MTSLPYPPFRFYPGHTGLLVSIPHSGLHLTPEVQTALTPKAQKLPDTDWYLPQLYDFLSDLGVGVIAANYSRYVIDLNRPFDDQALYNSKTTGLFPSILFDESPVFDTGREPGDTLKQEYKNLIWKPYHAQITQELSRLKAQFGQAILFDAHSIASKVPMLFDGQLRDFNWGSNDGHSCTAELTQAVTRLVDPQYSQVLNGRFKGGYITRAFGQPTEGTQAIQLELSQDTYLDQSTLRQGEYRLCNTKAPIVQQQLRHLIEGILKLLLIKSTT; this is encoded by the coding sequence ATGACATCATTGCCCTACCCACCATTTCGATTTTATCCGGGCCACACCGGCCTGTTGGTCAGCATCCCCCATTCAGGCCTGCATCTAACTCCGGAAGTACAGACAGCTCTGACACCAAAGGCGCAAAAACTGCCGGACACGGACTGGTATCTACCACAACTTTACGATTTCCTCAGCGACCTTGGGGTGGGTGTTATTGCAGCTAACTATTCGCGCTATGTTATCGACTTAAACCGCCCCTTTGATGACCAGGCTCTGTATAACAGCAAAACCACCGGCCTGTTTCCTTCCATCCTGTTTGACGAATCGCCTGTTTTTGACACAGGCCGCGAACCAGGAGACACCCTGAAACAAGAGTATAAAAACCTGATATGGAAGCCCTATCACGCCCAAATTACTCAGGAATTATCCCGCCTGAAAGCACAATTCGGTCAGGCCATCTTGTTTGATGCTCACAGCATTGCATCCAAGGTTCCAATGCTGTTTGATGGCCAATTGCGTGACTTTAACTGGGGCAGCAATGATGGCCACTCCTGCACGGCGGAACTGACTCAGGCAGTAACACGTTTAGTTGATCCCCAGTATAGTCAAGTGCTCAATGGTCGTTTCAAAGGTGGCTATATTACTCGCGCATTTGGCCAACCGACCGAAGGAACTCAGGCTATACAGCTTGAGCTTTCACAGGATACCTACCTTGATCAGTCAACACTGCGACAGGGAGAATACCGGCTCTGTAATACCAAAGCCCCCATCGTCCAACAGCAGTTGCGTCATTTAATTGAAGGAATATTGAAACTGCTGCTGATAAAAAGTACTACTTGA
- a CDS encoding DUF934 domain-containing protein, with protein MNPKLLNKDLQVVINEWKIFSEIEPAFGTESKQIIIPISLWDECSDQLLAQNKEVGLAIHNDINVEDLSIPKPGYAFIGIEFPKFMDGRGFSIARYLREDMSLDCDIRALGEILEDQLLYLKRCGFTSFELSERVTVETATTCINSLTEAYQADAIEPRPLFRRKQIA; from the coding sequence ATGAACCCAAAGTTGCTTAACAAAGACTTACAGGTAGTCATCAACGAGTGGAAGATTTTCAGCGAAATCGAACCAGCTTTTGGCACTGAGTCCAAACAAATTATTATTCCAATTAGCTTGTGGGATGAATGTTCTGACCAACTTCTGGCACAAAATAAAGAAGTTGGCCTGGCCATTCACAATGATATTAATGTTGAGGATTTGAGCATTCCAAAACCCGGATATGCTTTTATTGGCATTGAATTTCCCAAATTCATGGATGGCAGGGGCTTTTCAATTGCAAGATATCTTAGAGAAGACATGAGCCTTGATTGCGATATCCGGGCTCTTGGAGAAATCCTGGAAGATCAACTGCTATATTTGAAACGTTGTGGATTTACCAGTTTTGAGCTGAGTGAACGAGTTACCGTCGAAACAGCAACAACCTGCATAAACAGCTTAACAGAAGCATATCAGGCTGATGCTATAGAACCTCGACCATTATTCAGGCGAAAACAGATCGCTTGA
- the hutH gene encoding histidine ammonia-lyase, which yields MYEFTLRPGQLSLSQLRQISRRRIKVSLADSASSAIQASTNLVANVISQGRTVYGINTGFGLLANTRIATEDLEQLQRSIVLSHAAGTGSLMHDDTVKLIMTLKVNSLARGFSGIRLEVIEALMQLINHEVYPCIPQKGSVGASGDLAPLAHMSAVLLGEGHARYHGEIISGKEALVVAGLEPIMLAPKEGLALLNGTQASTAFALEGLFEAEDLFATAVTCGAMSVEAALGSRKPFDERIHLARGHQSQIDVAASYRHLLSDSSEIGRSHAGCEKVQDPYSLRCQPQVMGACLEQLRNAARTLCIEANAVSDNPLVFVDEGDIISGGNFHAEPVAMAADNIALALAETGALSERRMALLIDSNLSKLPPFLVENGGVNSGFMIAQVTAAALASENKTYAHPASIDSLPTSANQEDHVSMATFAARRLKDMAENTRGILAVEYLAAAQGLDFRSPLKTTELLEQAKALLREQVPFYDRDRYFATDIEQATALIKAARHNELMPLQLLPSIQDNSNS from the coding sequence ATGTACGAATTCACCTTAAGGCCTGGACAGCTCAGCCTGTCACAGCTACGCCAGATCAGCCGTCGCCGAATTAAAGTTAGCCTGGCAGACAGCGCCAGTTCTGCTATTCAGGCCAGCACCAACCTGGTTGCAAATGTCATATCACAGGGGCGAACAGTCTACGGCATCAACACCGGGTTCGGTTTACTGGCAAACACCCGTATCGCTACTGAAGACCTGGAACAACTGCAACGCAGTATTGTCCTGTCTCACGCAGCGGGCACCGGTAGTCTCATGCATGACGATACCGTCAAACTGATCATGACCCTAAAGGTCAACAGTCTGGCACGAGGGTTTTCCGGTATTCGACTGGAAGTCATTGAGGCTTTGATGCAGTTGATCAATCATGAGGTCTATCCCTGCATTCCCCAGAAAGGCTCTGTAGGAGCATCTGGTGACTTGGCACCTCTGGCACATATGAGCGCCGTACTACTCGGCGAAGGACACGCCCGTTATCACGGCGAGATTATTTCAGGCAAAGAAGCCCTGGTAGTGGCAGGACTGGAACCAATTATGCTGGCCCCTAAAGAAGGACTGGCATTGCTCAATGGTACACAGGCATCCACGGCTTTTGCACTGGAAGGACTGTTTGAAGCAGAAGACCTGTTTGCCACTGCTGTAACCTGTGGAGCCATGTCCGTTGAGGCAGCTTTGGGTAGTCGTAAGCCATTCGACGAACGCATCCATCTGGCCCGCGGTCATCAGAGTCAGATCGATGTTGCTGCCAGCTATCGTCACCTACTGAGTGATAGCAGTGAAATCGGACGATCACATGCGGGTTGCGAAAAGGTTCAGGACCCCTATTCTTTACGTTGTCAGCCCCAGGTTATGGGTGCCTGTTTGGAGCAACTTCGTAATGCAGCCCGTACTCTATGCATTGAAGCCAATGCAGTATCTGACAACCCATTGGTATTTGTGGATGAAGGCGACATTATTTCAGGCGGCAATTTCCACGCAGAACCTGTGGCAATGGCAGCCGACAATATTGCCCTGGCATTGGCGGAAACAGGTGCACTTTCGGAACGACGGATGGCGCTACTGATCGACAGCAACCTAAGCAAACTACCACCATTTCTGGTAGAAAATGGTGGCGTCAACTCTGGCTTCATGATTGCTCAAGTCACTGCTGCGGCACTGGCAAGTGAAAACAAAACCTATGCCCACCCAGCTTCAATCGACAGCCTGCCCACCTCTGCCAACCAGGAAGACCACGTTTCCATGGCGACATTCGCAGCTCGACGATTGAAAGATATGGCCGAAAATACCCGAGGCATCCTCGCTGTAGAATACCTGGCAGCAGCTCAGGGACTCGATTTCCGCTCCCCATTAAAAACCACCGAACTGCTGGAACAGGCCAAAGCCTTACTGCGGGAACAAGTCCCGTTCTATGATCGTGACCGATATTTCGCCACAGACATCGAACAGGCCACCGCATTGATCAAAGCGGCACGGCACAACGAACTGATGCCCTTGCAACTACTGCCGAGTATCCAGGACAACTCAAATAGCTAG